The DNA region TTCGAGTAGACGGATGTCTAATCATTGCGGGAGAAGAGATTGAAGAGGCCGTTTATGAGCTAGATCAAAGTGAAATCCCATGTCTAGCTGTAGATATGGAACTGACCGGGCCGAAATCGAGCTATGTTATGACAGATAATGAAAAGATTTCTCAGCTGGTGGTGGAGCATTTATATCTGCACTCTATTCGAGATATTGCTTATATTGCAGGAACCAAGCATTCTAATATTTCCAATATACGTCTAGAAGGCTTTAAACAGGCTATGAATAAATTCGGTTTACCTATCAAAGAGGAATGGATTCAATATGGAACCTTCTTTGAAGACAGTGGCTACGAAGCGATGAAGCGCATTCTTCAAGGGGATTCTATGCCCAAGGCAGTTGTTGCCGGAGCGGATATGATGGCTTTGGGTGCGTTGCGTGCCTTAAGAGAAGTGGGTCTTAGAGTTCCAGAGGATGTGAGGCTCATAGGCTGTGATGATATTGAAGCTTGCCGCTATAGTGATCCACAGCTGACGACAGTAAAGCAGGATAAGCAGAAAATTGGAAAGCTAGCTGCCTACATGCTTAATGAT from Bacillus horti includes:
- a CDS encoding LacI family DNA-binding transcriptional regulator — encoded protein: MNFTIRDIAKMAGVSPATVSKVMNHYGGVSESTKHKVLSVIEETGYQPIFSAKSLATKKSKLIGLVYAGKINVEFNHPFFNEVLSAFQKTVGMQGYDLIVFSNEQFNKEQENYLARCRHFRVDGCLIIAGEEIEEAVYELDQSEIPCLAVDMELTGPKSSYVMTDNEKISQLVVEHLYLHSIRDIAYIAGTKHSNISNIRLEGFKQAMNKFGLPIKEEWIQYGTFFEDSGYEAMKRILQGDSMPKAVVAGADMMALGALRALREVGLRVPEDVRLIGCDDIEACRYSDPQLTTVKQDKQKIGKLAAYMLNDLINGENDLSSVFVDPELVIRQSCGTKNG